The following are encoded in a window of Streptomyces griseiscabiei genomic DNA:
- a CDS encoding rhomboid family intramembrane serine protease — protein MVIPVHDVNPVSRTPYVTYALIAASVFVFVFMPGLAGSVPGDSELARLCHTQAFLERYAVVPQELIRHQLPQLVPTGGLAPSGGCALGPPGYDKSPALSVLTALFLHGGWLHLLGNMLFLLIFGNNIEDRLGHIRFALFYVACGYAASYGYAFLNADSADPLIGASGAIAGVLGAYLVLYPRARVWVLVPFLVFLPLRLPAWLVLGSWFVLQAVYSSGEGVSEVGTVAYAAHLVGFVAGMILAWPLRPGTPPPPEPRGLLFGRRARPGW, from the coding sequence GTCTTCGTCTTCGTCTTCATGCCGGGCCTCGCCGGTTCCGTACCGGGCGACAGCGAACTGGCCCGGCTGTGCCACACCCAGGCGTTCCTGGAGCGGTACGCGGTGGTGCCGCAGGAGTTGATCCGGCATCAGCTGCCGCAGCTGGTGCCCACCGGCGGGCTCGCCCCCTCCGGCGGCTGCGCGCTGGGCCCGCCGGGCTACGACAAGTCGCCCGCGCTGTCCGTCCTCACCGCGCTGTTCCTGCACGGCGGCTGGCTGCACCTGCTGGGCAACATGCTGTTCCTGCTGATCTTCGGCAACAACATCGAGGACCGGCTGGGCCACATCCGCTTCGCGCTCTTCTACGTGGCCTGCGGCTACGCGGCGTCGTACGGGTACGCCTTCCTCAACGCCGACTCCGCCGACCCGCTGATCGGCGCGTCCGGGGCGATCGCCGGGGTCCTCGGCGCGTATCTCGTGCTCTATCCGAGGGCCAGGGTCTGGGTCCTCGTGCCGTTCCTGGTCTTCCTGCCGCTGAGACTGCCCGCCTGGCTGGTGCTGGGCTCCTGGTTCGTGCTCCAGGCCGTCTACTCGTCCGGCGAGGGCGTCTCCGAGGTCGGCACGGTGGCGTACGCGGCGCATCTCGTCGGTTTCGTGGCCGGGATGATCCTCGCGTGGCCCCTGCGCCCCGGCACCCCGCCCCCGCCCGAGCCGCGCGGCCTGCTGTTCGGCAGACGGGCGCGGCCGGGCTGGTGA